From Cydia fagiglandana chromosome 6, ilCydFagi1.1, whole genome shotgun sequence, the proteins below share one genomic window:
- the LOC134665469 gene encoding uncharacterized protein LOC134665469, giving the protein MDITSFLDSAGLTHLSQRMVEEGVTLDFLLQANDEELSELTTKVADKIRLRSSLEKIRQKNAPFMNDPVLFSPRSSACSSPVPVALPERQSILILGPNGTLEGTPLEIRPSVQPTIQQITPVQPPTIPATPVQPPQPPQALQDYNREGYFKPKLVRNKQIQPRCWELLLCSGKCTLSQYRKKKCGGCQGTRQALVSWRALQQRQRLPHIALNKRHSTSQKA; this is encoded by the exons ATGGACATAACTAGTTTTCTTGACAGTGCCGGGCTGACACATTTGTCGCAGCGTATGGTGG AGGAGGGAGTGACACTTGATTTTTTGCTGCAAGCAAATGATGAAGAGTTGTCTGAACTGACAACAAAAGTTGCAGACAAAATAAGACTGAGATCTTCATTAGAGAAAATTAGACAAAAA AACGCCCCTTTTATGAATGACCCCGTACTGTTCTCTCCAAGGTCCAGCGCATGCAGCAGCCCAGTGCCAGTAGCTTTGCCTGAAAGGCAAAGTATATTAATTCTAGGACCAAATGGAACTCTTGAG ggtaCTCCATTAGAGATCAGACCAAGTGTACAGCCCACTATACAACAGATCACACCTGTGCAACCACCTACGATACCGGCCACACCTGTGCAGCCTCCACAGCCTCCACAGGCGTTGCAAGATTATAATAGGGAAGGATACTTCAAACCAAAG TTGGTGAGGAACAAGCAAATTCAACCGCGTTGCTGGGAATTGTTGCTTTGCTCCGGCAAATGCACACTATCGCAGTACCGAAAAAAAAAGTGTGGAGGCTGTCAAGGCACGAGGCAAGCACTGGTTTCCTGGCGCGCGTTGCAGCAGCGTCAGAGATTGCCACATATTGCCCTCAACAAGAGGCATTCAACCTCTCAAAAGGCATAG